CTTGACATCGACCAGAAGCGGCATCAGGCTCATGGCGACCATCCCAAAGCCGAACCCTGTCAACCCCTGGATGAACCCCGCCACGAGCAGTATCAAACCGATAGGAAGCATCATCGAAGCCGACAACGTCATCTCCCTGCTGGGATGATGAATGATTATACATTCTGAGGGTGGTTCAAAGCAACCATTCCCTGTATACCTCCTCGCAAAGCCTTACATCGTTCAAAGCGTCCTGGCCGGGCGAACGGAAGGGTTCATCCTTCAGCAGGCACCGGATGAAATGTTCGGCCTCGCGTTTATAAGACCACGACCATCTCTCCTGAGGGAGGGGCCGTCGATACTCGTGTCGATCTCCCCCGATATAAACCTCCACCTCAGCGGGCTGATTGCGATGCAGAAGCGGCGGCGACCAGGTATGAACCCATCCACGTTCGAAATAAACCTGAGTGTGTTCGTCCCATCTATGGTGAGCGATGCCGCCTGTCTCCAACACCACTCGCACGCCGGCCACCCTTAACACGATGAGCCCTGTATAGCCGTCATCGTCCAGATCTACCTTCACCACCTTCGCATTATCGCCGGCGTCCAGAAACCATCGCATGAAATTGAAGGCATGGACATACTGTTGGAGGAAGGAAACAAACTGTCCGGTCCTCTCCTCAGGAAGCCATGATGGTTTGAAGGATGGTGGAGGTGGCGGCGGTTCATCCGTCGAGATGAAAGGCGTATCCAGACCGCATGTCCAATCGCCCCCGAAGTAATGTATACGCATGAAGGTGATCCGTCCCAGCTCTCCGCTTTCCCGGAACCTCCCTACGAGCTCCTTCGCCAGCTCGTAACCGGCATCATAGCGTTTCATGTAGGCCACCATGAGAGGCGCGCCCGATTCACGCTGCGCCGCCAGGATGCGCTCGGCCTGTTCCGTGCTAACGGCCATCGGCTTTTCCATAAAGACCGGTTTGCCGGCCAGCAGGGCGTCGCGTGCGATCTCCCCCTGAGCGGCAAAGTGCGCCGAGACGGCTATGGCATCCACGTCGGGGTCCTTCAGCAGAT
This portion of the Candidatus Poribacteria bacterium genome encodes:
- a CDS encoding Gfo/Idh/MocA family oxidoreductase, coding for MGRIIRLGYVGAGFMAQKVHLPNFTSIPECQVIALAEMRGRLAEKVAERFGIPKVYRHHTDLLKDPDVDAIAVSAHFAAQGEIARDALLAGKPVFMEKPMAVSTEQAERILAAQRESGAPLMVAYMKRYDAGYELAKELVGRFRESGELGRITFMRIHYFGGDWTCGLDTPFISTDEPPPPPPSFKPSWLPEERTGQFVSFLQQYVHAFNFMRWFLDAGDNAKVVKVDLDDDGYTGLIVLRVAGVRVVLETGGIAHHRWDEHTQVYFERGWVHTWSPPLLHRNQPAEVEVYIGGDRHEYRRPLPQERWSWSYKREAEHFIRCLLKDEPFRSPGQDALNDVRLCEEVYREWLL